One window of Candidatus Nitrospira kreftii genomic DNA carries:
- a CDS encoding hypothetical protein (conserved protein of unknown function), with amino-acid sequence MSYLAPKYPSVKAESCCHIPVNQLTFRVTVAGTGDRLVLLLHGFPESAVSWRHQIEPLAQAGYRIWAPDLRGYGGTARPIGIEAYSIELLMDDVSGLLDAAKVQRAILVGHDWGGIIAWYYAMRYPGRVDALVIMNAPHPACFEREVRHWRQFLCSWYMGFFQIPWLPEAALSAGHAYVIGQIFERMATDRNEMPSDVVESYRKQAYEPGALTAMVNYYRAAFRGGGGIRQRRLGYPTIDIPSLVIWGLQDHALVAQNLNGLSEFVTDLTVVRMADAGHFVHEDDPEQVTHELLAWLHEKLVY; translated from the coding sequence ATGAGCTACCTGGCCCCCAAATACCCCAGCGTCAAGGCCGAGTCATGTTGCCATATTCCGGTCAATCAATTGACGTTTCGGGTGACCGTGGCCGGGACTGGAGATCGACTGGTCCTCCTTCTCCATGGGTTTCCGGAGTCGGCAGTCTCCTGGCGGCATCAGATTGAGCCGTTAGCCCAGGCAGGCTATCGGATCTGGGCCCCTGACCTTCGCGGATATGGCGGAACTGCACGTCCGATCGGTATTGAAGCCTACTCCATAGAATTGTTGATGGACGATGTCAGTGGCCTCCTCGATGCTGCGAAGGTGCAACGGGCTATCCTGGTCGGGCACGACTGGGGTGGAATCATCGCCTGGTACTATGCGATGCGGTACCCCGGTCGTGTAGACGCCCTAGTTATTATGAATGCGCCCCACCCTGCCTGTTTTGAACGAGAGGTTCGGCACTGGCGGCAATTTCTCTGCTCTTGGTACATGGGCTTCTTCCAGATTCCATGGCTTCCGGAGGCAGCCTTATCGGCTGGGCATGCTTATGTCATCGGGCAGATCTTTGAGCGCATGGCGACTGATCGCAATGAGATGCCGAGCGATGTCGTGGAGTCGTACCGGAAGCAGGCCTACGAGCCCGGCGCACTGACCGCCATGGTGAATTACTATCGAGCCGCATTCCGAGGTGGAGGTGGCATTCGTCAGCGCAGGCTGGGGTATCCCACGATCGATATTCCCTCGCTCGTGATCTGGGGACTTCAAGACCATGCGCTTGTGGCCCAGAACCTCAATGGGCTCAGTGAGTTTGTTACCGATCTGACAGTCGTCAGGATGGCAGATGCCGGGCATTTCGTCCATGAAGATGATCCGGAACAGGTGACGCACGAACTACTGGCCTGGTTACACGAGAAGCTCGTGTACTGA